One Spinacia oleracea cultivar Varoflay chromosome 4, BTI_SOV_V1, whole genome shotgun sequence DNA segment encodes these proteins:
- the LOC110794678 gene encoding protein FAR1-RELATED SEQUENCE 5-like, with amino-acid sequence MTEPKKEAIEAMSECGLRPMESNRYMSTETDGDDCVGHTMIDHLNYCYKLKMKQIDGKDSQTLVNKLYDIQSIDPEFFFRVRLNAEGKVECLFWRDSMMREDYKIYGDVLVFDTTFRTNKYNLICAPFVGINNHWKNTMFACAFIGDETTESFVWVFETFLKAMAGKHPISIFTDQDAAIAAGIEQVFPSSRHRLCLWHLSKNANSRFGLLKSDKNFKNAFYKCLSGCITPNDFEETWKSMINTFKLEKDDWFNRLYGLKEKWCTALSKDFFSAGILSSQRSESTNHAVGFKANKSTTLTEFYSIFQATINRWRKTEEKDDFDCTRGIPTSELSMSAILKQAANVDTITLFRDFEEEFKLSVASSTMFKGSVGRTVFFEVWIEGITGSRQEVQYKMEDSTVTCTCKNFEESGWLCFHCLRILHLHSINTIPDRYITTRWTRYAKKQIWERVDTIKREKGEINNFTGWRLHMIRRYYNLILKGHKIAKARKFIEEKFKMDNKAVDEIIKKEEERKAKEEAAKIAEQEKAEAEAQRETQDGESTNSEITIVLDLDRANTKGKSKKRIKGQYDNYKQPSKKGKKKHKKFGSKTSNIQLFTPKEQLY; translated from the exons ATGACAGAACCTAAAAAAGAAGCTATTGAGGCAATGTCAGAATGTGGTCTAAGACCAATGGAGTCTAATAGGTATATGTCAACAGAAACTGACGGAGACGACTGTGTAGGTCATACGATGATTGATCATCTAAACTACTGCTACAagttaaaaatgaagcaaattgATGGCAAGGATTCACAAACACTAGTGAACAAACTGTATGACATACAATCAATAGATCCCGAGTTCTTTTTCAGAGTAAGACTCAATGCTGAAGGAAAAGTTGAGTGCCTATTTTGGAGGGATTCTATGATGAGAGAAGATTACAAAATATATGGAGATGTTCTAGTTTTTGATACTACATTCAGAACCAATAAGTACAATCTCATATGTGCTCCATTTGTTGGTATCAATAACCATTGGAAAAACACAATGTTTGCTTGTGCTTTCATTGGGGATGAAACCACAGAATCTTTCGTTTGGGTGTTTGAAACTTTTCTGAAGGCTATGGCAGGAAAGCATCCTATATCAATTTTCACTGATCAAGATGCAGCTATTGCCGCTGGAATAGAACAG GTTTTTCCTTCTTCAAGACACAGGTTATGCTTGTGGCACTTGAGTAAAAATGCAAACAGTAGGTTTGGTTTATTGAAGTCTgataaaaacttcaaaaacgCATTCTACAAGTGTTTAAGTGGGTGTATAACACcaaatgattttgaagaaacttgGAAATCTATGATCAACACTTTTAAGCTAGAAAAAGATGACTGGTTCAACAGATTGTATGGTCTTAAAGAAAAATGGTGTACagctttaagtaaagattttttttctgCCGGTATACTTTCTTCACAAAGAAGTGAAAGTACAAACCATGCTGTTGGTTTTAAAGCAAATAAAAGTACAACATTAACAGAGTTCTATAGTATTTTTCAAGCTACAATAAATCGATGGAGAAAAACCGAAGAAAAAGACGACTTTGACTGTACAAGGGGAATACCAACTTCAGAGCTAAGTATGAGTGCTATATTAAAACAGGCAGCAAATGTAGACACGATAACACTTTTCCGTGATTTTGAAGAAGAGTTTAAGCTTTCTGTGGCAAGTAGTACAATGTTCAAGGGAAGTGTAGGAAGAACAGTGTTTTTTGAAGTGTGGATAGAAGGAATAACAG GATCAAGGCAAGAAGTTCAATACAAAATGGAAGATTCAACCGTCACTTGCACATGCAAAAACTTTGAAGAATCTGGATGGTTGTGCTTCCATTGTTTAAGAATATTGCATTTACATTCAATCAATACAATTCCAGATCGTTACATAACAACAAGATGGACTAGATATGCAAAGAAACAGATATGGGAAAGGGTTGATACAATAAAAAGGGAGAAAGGTGAAATCAACAATTTTACTGGTTGGAGATTACATATGATCAGAAG ATACTATAACTTAATTTTGAAAGGGCATAAGATAGCAAAGGCCAGAAAATTTATCGAGGAGAAGTTTAAAATGGATAATAAAGCAGttgatgaaatcataaaaaaggaagaagaaaggaaggcaaaagaagaagcTGCAAAGATAGCAGAACAAGAAAAGGCAGAAGCTGAAGCACAACGAGAAACACAAGACGGGGAATCAACTAATTCTGAAATAACAATTGTGCTTGATCTTGATCGTGCTAATACTAAAGGAAAGAGTAAGAAGAGAATAAAGGGTCAATATGACAATTACAAGCAGCCatcaaagaaaggaaaaaagaaacacaaaaaaTTTGGATCCAAGACATCCAATATTCAATTATTTACACCTAAAGAACAACTATATTAG